Proteins encoded within one genomic window of Tachysurus vachellii isolate PV-2020 chromosome 16, HZAU_Pvac_v1, whole genome shotgun sequence:
- the camk1da gene encoding calcium/calmodulin-dependent protein kinase type 1D yields the protein MAQENGDTAKDSWKKQVNDIKQLFEFKEVLGTGAFSEVVLAQEKATGKMFAVKCIPKKALKGKESSIENEIAVLRKIKHENIVALEDIYESSDYLYLIMQLVSGGELFDRIVEKGFYTEKDASTLIRQVLDAVNYLHSMGIVHRDLKPENLLYFNPQDGSKIMISDFGLSKMEGTGDVMSTACGTPGYVAPEVLAQKPYSKAVDCWSIGVIAYILLCGYPPFYDENDSKLFEQILKADYEFDAPYWDDISDSAKDFISSLMEKDPAKRFTCEQSLRHPWIAGDTALCKNIHESVSRQMRKNFAKSKWRQAFNATAVVRHMRKLQLGSSMGASMDSTHPNSSAQSRGHAVKQQTTPPIQNQTPNPPLNLSQNQKPAPSQNQYHINNMSTESPAKTRKDCTAPPHASCSLASAAASPAPGAEPCRPHPSSVASVSTVLTGTK from the exons GGGAGCATTCTCCGAAGTGGTCCTGGCCCAGGAGAAGGCCACAGGGAAGATGTTTGCTGTTAAGTGCATCCCTAAAAAGGCCTTGAAGGGGAAGGAGAGCAGCATTGAGAATGAGATTGCCGTGCTACGCAA GATCAAGCATGAGAACATTGTGGCCCTGGAAGATATTTACGAAAGCTCCGATTACCTGTACCTGATAATGCAACT GGTTTCAGGAGGAGAGCTGTTTGACCGGATCGTTGAGAAGGGCTTCTACACAGAGAAGGATGCCAGCACACTCATCAGACAAGTCCTGGATGCGGTTAACTACCTGCACAGTATGGGCATCGTCCACCGAGACCTGAAG CCCGAGAATCTTCTTTATTTCAACCCTCAAGACGGCTCGAAGATCATGATCAGCGATTTCGGCCTTTCGAAGATGGAGGGCACGGGTGATGTCATGTCCACTGCCTGTGGCACACCGGGATACGTCG CTCCCGAGGTGCTCGCTCAGAAGCCATACAGTAAAGCTGTGGATTGCTGGTCCATCGGAGTCATCGCATACATCCT GCTGTGTGGATATCCACCCTTTTACGACGAGAACGACTCCAAACTCTTCGAGCAGATCCTGAAAGCCGATTACGAGTTCGACGCACCTTATTGGGACGATATATCTGATTCAG CCAAGGACTTCATCAGCAGTTTGATGGAGAAAGACCCGGCTAAGCGCTTCACCTGTGAGCAGTCTCTCCGTCACCCCTG GATCGCCGGAGACACGGCCCTCTGCAAGAACATCCATGAATCCGTCAGCCGTCAAATGCGTAAAAACTTTGCTAAGAGCAAGTGGAGG CAAGCCTTTAACGCTACGGCGGTGGTGAGGCACATGAGGAAGCTGCAGCTGGGCAGTAGTATGGGCGCCAGCATGGACAGCACTCATCCGAACAGCAGCGCCCAGAGCCGAGGCCATGCAGTGAAGCAGCAGACGACACCACCGATCCAGAACCAAACCCCGAACCCGCCTCTTAACCTCAGCCAAAACCAGAAACCTGCTCCAAGCCAGAACCAGTATCATATCAACAACATGTCTACAGAGTCTCCTGCTAAAACACGCAAAGACT GTACAGCACCTCCTCATGCTTCCTGTTCTTTGGCGTCTGCAGCCGCATCCCCAGCTCCGGGGGCGGAGCCTTGCAGGCCACACCCCTCCTCAGTTGCCTCGGTGAGCACTGTGTTAACTGGGACCAAGTGA